A part of Amphiprion ocellaris isolate individual 3 ecotype Okinawa chromosome 16, ASM2253959v1, whole genome shotgun sequence genomic DNA contains:
- the foxg1b gene encoding forkhead box protein G1b: MEDVKDPPTVHRSSSFSIKSLLLPSKCDRPDSVAAAAAAAIVGIPGTLSPSPGSDSEKSLDPPEVDSTAAALDPEKPGKEEQGEEEEEDGGGGGGGDGAKATPEQNTNGNNSGKNGKYDKPPFSYNALIMMAIRQSPEKRLTLNGIYEFIMKNFPYYREHKQGWQNSIRHNLSLNKCFVKVPRHYDDPGKGNYWMLDPSSDDVFIGGTTGKLRRRSATSRGKLAMKRGLRFAPLGLGINERANNPLYWQISPFLSLHHHHHHHPHYNGSSPGFLNQAAGYGSLLPAVEQLSNGDLGRSILGGSAAGALGLTNSYGMSTSPVGLLSGQTAGYFVSGTQHAATAPGPPGGAPPPPPPPPPHLQQGAPGFGGLATSSSPQSLLSDSLRNSSLPAFSPGVSAGFPGVLSHQKRVTPNAFLN, translated from the coding sequence ATGGAGGATGTAAAAGACCCGCCGACCGTCCACCGGTCCTCCTCCTTCAGCATCAAGAGCCTCCTGCTGCCCTCCAAGTGCGACCGACCGGACTCCGTCGCTGCAGCCGCCGCCGCCGCTATCGTCGGCATCCCCGggactctctctccctcaccgGGCTCCGACTCTGAGAAGTCGCTGGACCCGCCGGAGGTGGACTCCACAGCCGCGGCGCTGGACCCGGAGAAGCCGGGCAAGGAGGAgcagggagaagaggaggaggaggacggagggggaggcggaggagggGACGGCGCCAAGGCAACACCGGAGCAGAACACCAACGGTAACAACAGCGGGAAAAACGGGAAATATGACAAGCCTCCGTTCAGCTACAACGCCCTGATCATGATGGCCATCCGGCAGAGCCCCGAGAAGCGGCTCACGCTGAACGGCATCTACGAGTTCATCATGAAAAACTTCCCGTATTACCGGGAGCACAAGCAGGGCTGGCAGAACTCCATCCGGCACAACCTGAGCCTCAATAAGTGCTTCGTTAAGGTGCCCCGGCACTACGACGACCCGGGGAAGGGGAACTACTGGATGCTGGACCCGAGCAGCGATGATGTTTTCATCGGCGGGACTACCGGGAAGCTCCGCAGGCGGTCCGCCACCTCCCGAGGAAAGCTGGCGATGAAGCGCGGACTGCGCTTCGCTCCTCTCGGCTTGGGGATTAACGAGCGGGCGAACAACCCGCTCTACTGGCAGATTTCTCCGTTTCTTTCcctgcaccaccaccaccaccatcacccgcACTACAACGGCTCATCCCCCGGCTTTTTGAACCAGGCGGCCGGCTACGGCTCGCTGCTGCCCGCCGTGGAGCAGCTGAGCAACGGGGACCTGGGGCGCTCCATCCTCGGCGGGTCGGCCGCCGGGGCGCTGGGCTTGACGAACAGTTACGGGATGAGCACGTCGCCGGTCGGGCTGCTGTCCGGACAGACTGCCGGGTATTTTGTCTCAGGGACCCAACACGCAGCTACGGCACCGGGGCCGCCGGGAGGAGCGCCGCCGCCTCCTCCGCCGCCGCCGCCTCATCTCCAGCAGGGCGCACCGGGTTTCGGCGGCCTGGCGACCAGCAGCTCCCCGCAGTCGCTGCTCTCGGACTCCCTCAGAAACAGCTCCCTACCGGCCTTCTCCCCGGGCGTGTCCGCGGGGTTCCCCGGGGTGCTGTCCCATCAAAAGAGGGTGACCCCTAACGCGTTCCTAAACTGA